The Arcobacter roscoffensis genome segment GACTTCCTGCAAATGAAGCTGAAATAGTAAAAATGGCAAGTCCAATGCATGACATAGGTAAAGTTGCAATTCCTGATGATATCTTAAAGAAACCAGGTAGATATACTCCCGAAGAGTTTGAGATTATGAAAACCCATGCTCAAATTGGTTATGATATGTTGAAATCTTCAAATAAACCTATTTTAAAAGCAGCAGCAATTATTGCTCACCAACATCAAGAAAAATATGATGGTTCGGGTTATCCACAAGGTTTAAGTGGAGAAGATATTCATATATATGGAAGAATAACTGCTATTGCTGATGTATTTGATGCCCTTGGAAGTGATAGGGTTTATAAAAAAGCTTGGGATGATGATAGAATTTTTAATCTTTTTAAAGAAGAAAGAGCCAAGCATTTTGATCCAGTTCTAATAGACTTATTCTTTAAAAATTTAGACAACTTTTTAGAGATTAGAGACAAATTTAAGGATGTATAGTAAAATGGTAAAGTTTTTTTTACTTTTCCTTAAGTTTTATTTTATACAAGATATTATAGTATTTCGACATAAATTAGCATACAGACCTAAGGTTTAGGTTGGACATAAAGTATAATTTTCTATCTTTATTTCTTCATTAATGCTTCAAAAAATTGAGGTTTTTTTATGAAAAAAATTCTTTTCGCAGTTGCATTTTTAGCAACTACACTATTTTCACAAACATTTACGTTTACAGCAATTCCTGATCAGGATGAAACAAAGTTAAAAGAGAGATTCTCTAAATTAGCAGTTTACTTAACAAAAGAGTTAGGTGTTGATGTTAAGTTTGTTCCAGTTAAGTCTTATTCTGCATCTGTTGCTGCATTTAGAAATAATCAAGTTCAATTAGCATGGTTTGGTGGTTTTTCAGGTGTTAAAGCAAGACTTTTAGTTAAAGATTCACAAGCAATCGCTCAAGGTGTTGAAGATCCAAAGTTCTACTCTTATATTATTGCTCATAAAAGTACTGGATTAGATAAAGCTAAAACTTTACCAGAAGCTGTTAAAGGTAAGACTTTTACATTTGGTTCAAAAGGTTCTACTTCTGGTAGATTAATGCCTGAATACTTTATTAGAGAGACTTTTAATGCAGCTCCTGCTGATGTATTTAAAAAAGTTGGTTTCTCAGGAAATCACTCTAAAACTATCTCTTTAGTTCAAAGCGGTGCTTATGAATTAGGTGCTGTTAACTATAAAGTATGGGATAGAGAGTTAAAAGCTGGAAATATTGATACTTCAAAAGTTAAAGTTATCTATAAAACTCCAGATTACTATGACTACAACTTTACAATTAGAGCTGATGTAGATAAAAATTATGGTGAAGGTTTCATCAAAAAAGTTCAAGCTGCATTATTAAAGCTTGATGATAGAGATATCCTAGATGCATTCCCAAGAGCTAAGTTTATCGAAGCTAAAAACTCTGATTATGATAAGGTTTTAGAAACTGGTAGAAAAATCGGACTTATTGACTAATGATTTTTAATTTAGAAAATGAAACAATCTCTTATGAAAATAAAAAAGTTTTAGATTCTATTAATTTGTCAATAAAGAAGGGCGAAAAAATCGCTCTTCTTGGTTCAAGTGGAAGCGGGAAGTCAACACTTTTAAAAAGATTATATGAAATAAAAAGCGAAGAAGTTTCATATTTACCACAAGATTTAGGTTTAGTAAACAACCTTACTTCTTATCACAATGTTTATACAGCAACACTTGAAAAAAAATCAACAATTTATAATTTAATAAATCTAATTAGACCTTTTAAAAAGGACTTATATGAGGTGTCAAAGATTTTAAAAGAGCTTGAATGTGAAAGTAAGCTTTTAACAAAGTCTTTAAATCTATCAGGTGGGCAAAAACAAAGAGTAGCAATTGCTAAATCTATTTATTCAGGTAAAAATATTCTTTTAGCAGATGAACCAATATCTGCTCTTGATGAATATATATGTAAAAAGTCAATTGATATTATGCATAAATCCTTTGAAACAATTATTTGTGCGATGCATAATGTGGATTTAGCAATTGAAAACTTTGATAGAATAATTGGTATAAAAAATGGAAAGATACTTCTAGATAAACAAACTACATCTATTTCAAAAGAGGATACAAATAGGCTTTATTATGTTGTTGAGTAGTAAATCAAGAGAATTAAATGTAAGTTTGATTTTTCTTGCTGTATTTGTAATATCTCTATTTTTTGCAGATTTAGAGATCTCTGCTTATGAACCTTTTTTAGAATTAAGTAAATTTATATCAGGAATAAAAGATATAAATTTTTCTTCAATTGATACTTTACTTGAAGCAGTTTTACAAACTATTTATATTGCAACAATCTCTATAGTTTTATCAGCTGTATTTGGTTTTATACTATCATTTTATTTTAAATATATGCTAGTTAGAGTTACTTTAGCTTATATAAGAGCAATTCATGAAATATTTTGGGCATTAATTTTTCTTCAAATTTTTGGTTTAAATACAATAACAGCTATTTTGGCAATTTCCTTACCTTATAGTGCTATACTTGCAAAAGTTTATGCTGAAATCCTTGAAGAGTATGATACTTTTGATGAAAAAACTATTTCTCAAAAAGTATCAAAAATATCAGCATTTTTTTATACAAAGTTACCAAATGCTATGCCTCATTTAATCTCATATACACTATATAGATTTGAGTGTGCTATGAAATCTTCTGCAATTTTGGGTTTTGTAGGAATTGCAACTTTAGGATACTACTTATCTTCATCTTTTAATGAAGGTCATTATAATGATGTATGGCTTATGTTAATCATCTTTTATATACTTATTGCAACTATTAAATTTTGGTTTAATAAGTTTACTGTATTGATTTTATTTGTAATATCATTTATTCAAATGCCTATGAGTATAAATTCTTTTTCTTATGATAATTTAGTGCGATTTTTAACAGAAGATATTATTCCAAGTCCAATAAAAAATGATTATACTTTAATAGAAGGCTTTAATTGGTTCTCTAAAATTTTTGTAAATGAAATAGTTCCAGGAGTTTTTAATACTGTAGTTTTAACTCAGATTTCTTTAGTAACTACAGCTATTTTAGCACTTATTTTATTCCCAATGATTTCATATAGGTTTGTAAGTAAAACAGGTAGGTTCTTTTCACATATACTCTTAGTAGTTTTAAGATCAACTCCTGAGTATATTTTAGCTTTCTTATTTTTATCTATTTTTGGTGCTTCTATGCTTCCAGCAGTTCTAGCTTTAATGCTTCATAATGGAGCAATTATAGCATTTATAATTGGTAAACAATCAAATGAAATGCAGTATGTATTAGATAAGTCAAGTCATTTAAATCTATATGCTTATGAAGTACTACCAAGGCTTTATAGTTCATTTTTAGCTTTTTTATTTTATAGATGGGAAGTAATCATGAGAGAGTCTGCAATACTTGGTATTTTAGGGGTTGCGACTTTAGGTTTTTATATAGATTCAGCCCTAGCAGATATTAGATTAGATAAAGTTGTAATACTTCTATTTTTCACAGCACTTTTAAATATTTCTATTGATTTAATCTCAAAAAAAGTAAGGGATTATCTAAAAGCAGATGAAAAACTTATAGGATGTGGCTGCGATTTAAAGTAGCACATCTTTTTTTATTAAGTCTTGTTGTATTACTTCTAAACTATCTAAATTTAAAGCACTAAGTTTTCCACCATAAACACAAGCTGTATCAATACAAATATAGTTATGTTTTCTTACTATATTTTTTGAAGACTCATGACCATATATATTTATATACTCATACTTCTTCCAATCTTTTTCCCAATCCCAATCCCATTCGTCTTTATCTGAAATTCGATTTGTCATCATAGCATGAGTTTTTGATTTATCATTTCTTCTTTTAAAGTAGGGCATGCAAAAAGCATGAGTAATAAAATAGTTTTCTATTATTAGGTATTGAGGTAGAGTTTTAATCCATTCTAAATGCTCTTTTAGCGTATCTAAATCGTTTTTATAGTTATCAATAGTTACAAGTCCACCCATATACTCTTTTGTATTCCATCTAACCTTAGCACCATTTAAACAATCTTCTATATTATCTAAAAGATAAAAGTCGTGATTTCCTAAAATACATGGATAATTATTGTTTTTTACAAACTCTATTACTTTTTTAGAGTAAAGTCCTCTATCACATAAATCTCCCACAAAAATTAAATTAGCATTTGATGGAAGCTTCTTTATCAAAGCTAGCATAGTATAATAACAGCCATGTATGTCAGAGATAACATAGGTGTTTTTTAAATCAACCTTTTGCATTAAATATGCTCTAGGGCAGACTCATTAAATCTATATGTTTTATGTTGTACTTTAACTAAAATATTTTTTTCAGCAAGTTCTTTAAAAAGTTTTATAAGTGTTGGTTTTGAAATAGAAATCTCTTCCATAATATCACTGTATGAAGCTGTAAATTGGTTTTCATTGTCTAGGTTATTGATGATAAATTTTACAATATCAACTTGCTTACTATCTGTGATAGCTGAAATAGTTCTAATTACATTTGAGTTCTTTTGAATCTCTTTTTGTTGAACTATAGGAAGCAATACATCATGTAAGCTATTTAGTAACTCTTTTATATTTATTGGTTTTACTATATAGTTTTCTACTTTTAATTTTATGGCTTCAAGTAAATATTTTGTATCCGTATGAGCTGTTGTTAAAATAGTTGGAATAGTGATATTTTTTTGTTTAATGTGTTTTAAAAAATCAATTCCATTTTCATCTTCAAGTAGAATATCAGAGATAATAATATCAACTTTTTTATTTAATAATATATCCATAGCTTCATTAGAAGTTTTTACTGCGTAGATATTGTTTACAAAGTCTTCTAAAACATCTTTTGTATGTTTCAATAGACTTACATCATCTTCTAAGTATAAAATATTAAATTGTTGTAAGATATTTAAATCTCTGTTATTCATTTATAGCCTCTTTATTATTTGAAATTGGGATTTTTATTGTAAATAAGGAACATTTAAAATTTGTATTATCATTTGGTTTTATTTTATGTACAATATTTTTATATGAAATAGAGCCATTCATATGTTTTTCAATTATTTGCTTTGACATATATAAACCAATACCAGTTCCGGCACTTTTATATTTTGTAGTGTAATATGGTTCAAAGATTTTAGGAACAATCTCTTCATTGATTCCTCCACCATTATCTATTAGATTTACTACTACATTATGCTTATATTTATTTACAATTATTTTTATAATTCTATCATTTTTATTAATAGTACTACATAAAGCATCCTTTGAATTGGAAATGATATTTAAAAATACATGAGATAGTTCATTATAGAAAGTATGAAGTTCTACATTTTGTTTGATTTCAAATTTTATTTGAATACTTTGTTTTTCTAAAGAGTATTTTGAAAGCTCAATAGAGTGTTCAATACAATCTTTGATTAAAAACTTACTTCTTTGTTTATTGGGGCTAAAAAAGTTTTTAAAATCATCTAAGGTTTGAGACATGTTATTTGCTAAAAGCAAAGCATCATTTACTTTTTCATCAACAAAGGTATCAGTTAATTTTCCCATTAACATTTTTGTTTGGAAGCTTTGAACAATCATAGTAATAGATCCTAGTGGTTGTCTCCATTGATGGGCTATGTTATTTAGCATTTCACCTAAACTTGCAAGTCTAGCTTGTTGAAACATAATTATATCTTTCTTTCTATTTTGAGCAACCTCTTTTGATACTTTTATCTCTAGGTAAGCATTCAGTTCTGTTAGCTCTTTTGTTTTCTCTTCTACTTTTTGCTCTAAGGTATTATGTAAAGTTTTAAAATTATTGATTATATAAACTGACAAGATAATAGAAAATAAAAACACTAAAATAATAGATATAATTGAAAAAATCATGATTATATTGAAAATCTTTTGGGTATTTCTCTTTTCATTTATAGCAAGGGATAAATCATAATTAATCAAACTTGTAATATAAATAGAAATGGCATTTATTTCTAGATTTAAATTTGCATAATCATAGTCTATTTTATTTTCAATCATATAGTTTAAATCATACTTTATTTGAAACATTTTTTTATCAACATTTCTCATAATATTTTTCTTTAGAACTTCATTTTCAAAATAGTTCTCTTCATTTATGAAAAACTTTTTTATAAATGAAATTATATAAAATCTATCAGCTTTTTTTTCTAACTCTTCTTTATATGAATTCCAGTTTTTATTTATAAGTTGTTGAGCTAAAAGTAAAACATCTTTTGCTTGATTTAGTGTTAGTTCATCATTCTCCAAGTCTTTAATAGTAGCTTGAATATTTACATTATAGGTATCTTTTATGTTCTCTAATTTAATTAAACTTTTTGTTCTTTTATCAAAAAGTACGTCAAAATCTTGTTTGATTGTAAAAGTTGAAATCTGAGATAGAATAACTATACAAATCATACCACCAGCAATAATAAAAACTAAAAAAGAAGTTTTGTATTTGAAACTTAAATCATCAAAATATGCAATTATTTTTTTTAATTTACTTATTACCATTTTAACTCTTTAAATTTATTCTCATCATATTCAAATAGATATGTTTTGTTAAATAATTGAGAATTTCTATACTTTAAATGTAAACCTTTTAATAA includes the following:
- a CDS encoding sensor histidine kinase: MVISKLKKIIAYFDDLSFKYKTSFLVFIIAGGMICIVILSQISTFTIKQDFDVLFDKRTKSLIKLENIKDTYNVNIQATIKDLENDELTLNQAKDVLLLAQQLINKNWNSYKEELEKKADRFYIISFIKKFFINEENYFENEVLKKNIMRNVDKKMFQIKYDLNYMIENKIDYDYANLNLEINAISIYITSLINYDLSLAINEKRNTQKIFNIIMIFSIISIILVFLFSIILSVYIINNFKTLHNTLEQKVEEKTKELTELNAYLEIKVSKEVAQNRKKDIIMFQQARLASLGEMLNNIAHQWRQPLGSITMIVQSFQTKMLMGKLTDTFVDEKVNDALLLANNMSQTLDDFKNFFSPNKQRSKFLIKDCIEHSIELSKYSLEKQSIQIKFEIKQNVELHTFYNELSHVFLNIISNSKDALCSTINKNDRIIKIIVNKYKHNVVVNLIDNGGGINEEIVPKIFEPYYTTKYKSAGTGIGLYMSKQIIEKHMNGSISYKNIVHKIKPNDNTNFKCSLFTIKIPISNNKEAINE
- a CDS encoding PhnE/PtxC family ABC transporter permease, translated to MSSKSRELNVSLIFLAVFVISLFFADLEISAYEPFLELSKFISGIKDINFSSIDTLLEAVLQTIYIATISIVLSAVFGFILSFYFKYMLVRVTLAYIRAIHEIFWALIFLQIFGLNTITAILAISLPYSAILAKVYAEILEEYDTFDEKTISQKVSKISAFFYTKLPNAMPHLISYTLYRFECAMKSSAILGFVGIATLGYYLSSSFNEGHYNDVWLMLIIFYILIATIKFWFNKFTVLILFVISFIQMPMSINSFSYDNLVRFLTEDIIPSPIKNDYTLIEGFNWFSKIFVNEIVPGVFNTVVLTQISLVTTAILALILFPMISYRFVSKTGRFFSHILLVVLRSTPEYILAFLFLSIFGASMLPAVLALMLHNGAIIAFIIGKQSNEMQYVLDKSSHLNLYAYEVLPRLYSSFLAFLFYRWEVIMRESAILGILGVATLGFYIDSALADIRLDKVVILLFFTALLNISIDLISKKVRDYLKADEKLIGCGCDLK
- a CDS encoding response regulator, with protein sequence MNNRDLNILQQFNILYLEDDVSLLKHTKDVLEDFVNNIYAVKTSNEAMDILLNKKVDIIISDILLEDENGIDFLKHIKQKNITIPTILTTAHTDTKYLLEAIKLKVENYIVKPINIKELLNSLHDVLLPIVQQKEIQKNSNVIRTISAITDSKQVDIVKFIINNLDNENQFTASYSDIMEEISISKPTLIKLFKELAEKNILVKVQHKTYRFNESALEHI
- a CDS encoding metallophosphoesterase, whose protein sequence is MQKVDLKNTYVISDIHGCYYTMLALIKKLPSNANLIFVGDLCDRGLYSKKVIEFVKNNNYPCILGNHDFYLLDNIEDCLNGAKVRWNTKEYMGGLVTIDNYKNDLDTLKEHLEWIKTLPQYLIIENYFITHAFCMPYFKRRNDKSKTHAMMTNRISDKDEWDWDWEKDWKKYEYINIYGHESSKNIVRKHNYICIDTACVYGGKLSALNLDSLEVIQQDLIKKDVLL
- a CDS encoding ATP-binding cassette domain-containing protein, which encodes MIFNLENETISYENKKVLDSINLSIKKGEKIALLGSSGSGKSTLLKRLYEIKSEEVSYLPQDLGLVNNLTSYHNVYTATLEKKSTIYNLINLIRPFKKDLYEVSKILKELECESKLLTKSLNLSGGQKQRVAIAKSIYSGKNILLADEPISALDEYICKKSIDIMHKSFETIICAMHNVDLAIENFDRIIGIKNGKILLDKQTTSISKEDTNRLYYVVE
- a CDS encoding putative selenate ABC transporter substrate-binding protein; translation: MKKILFAVAFLATTLFSQTFTFTAIPDQDETKLKERFSKLAVYLTKELGVDVKFVPVKSYSASVAAFRNNQVQLAWFGGFSGVKARLLVKDSQAIAQGVEDPKFYSYIIAHKSTGLDKAKTLPEAVKGKTFTFGSKGSTSGRLMPEYFIRETFNAAPADVFKKVGFSGNHSKTISLVQSGAYELGAVNYKVWDRELKAGNIDTSKVKVIYKTPDYYDYNFTIRADVDKNYGEGFIKKVQAALLKLDDRDILDAFPRAKFIEAKNSDYDKVLETGRKIGLID